From a region of the Sander lucioperca isolate FBNREF2018 chromosome 8, SLUC_FBN_1.2, whole genome shotgun sequence genome:
- the bace2 gene encoding beta-secretase 2 — protein sequence MAYSTSVSIWAFILSFYFGVSKCYFAIPLKIYTGRYNVSSDVDFTQRVVLTSDGNGLSLASDPTGTVNFLDMIHNLQGDSGRGYYIEMSIGTPGQKVNILVDTGSSNFAVAAAPHPFITHYFNTALSSTYQSVGRTVAVRYTQGNWEGELGVDRVSIPKGLNGTIIINIAAILSSDGFFLPGVNWQGILGLAYPMLARPDSSVEPFFNSLVQQLGIPDIFSLQMCGAGLSASSTADPAGGSLIMGGAEPTLYRGSVWYTPIVEEWYYQVEVLKLEVGDQNLDLDCREYNMDKAIVDSGTTLLRLPVNVFNAVVEAITRSSLIQDFSSGFWDGSKLACWMKGETPWMFFPKLSIYLRATNTSQSFRITILPQLYIQPITDVDGTLDCFRFGLSSSANGLVIGATVMEGFYVVFDRAQRRLGFALSNCAVSGEVALSEIAGPFSATDVAANCSAGVLKEPLLWVISYALMAVCAVVLIILLLLLVLPCRNRNRSGEITDESSLVRHRIK from the exons ATGGCATACTCTACTTCTGTTTCGATTTGggcatttattttaagtttttacTTCGGCGTGTCCAAGTGTTACTTTGCTATACCACTTAAAATATACACAGGGAGGTACAATGTATCCTCTGATGTAGATTTCACTCAGCGAGTCGTGTTAACGTCTGATGGAAACGGCCTCTCGTTGGCCTCTGATCCAACTGGTACCGTGAACTTTCTGGACATGATACATAACTTGCAAGGGGACTCTGGAAGAGGCTACTACATAGAAATGTCAATTGGTACTCCTGGCCAAAAG GTGAACATCCTGGTGGATACAGGCAGCAGTAACTTTGCCGTGGCTGCGGCTCCACACCCATTCATTACTCACTACTTCAACACTGCGCT CTCCAGTACCTACCAGTCAGTTGGCCGGACTGTGGCTGTCAGGTACACCCAGGGTAACTGGGAAGGTGAACTGGGCGTTGACCGTGTCTCCATCCCCAAAGGCCTAAATGGgaccatcatcatcaacatAGCTGCCATCTTGTCATCTGACGGCTTCTTCCTTCCTGGGGTCAACTGGCAGGGCATCCTGGGACTGGCCTATCCCATGCTGGCACGG CCTGACTCGTCCGTGGAGCCCTTCTTCAACTCTTTGGTGCAACAGCTGGGAATTCCTGACATCTTTTCCCTCCAGATGTGTGGTGCTGGACTGTCAGCCAGCAGCACAGCTGACCCCGCAGGAGGCAGTCTT ATCATGGGAGGGGCTGAACCAACTCTGTATCGGGGGTCAGTGTGGTACACCCCTATAGTAGAGGAGTGGTACTACCAAGTGGAGGTTTTGAAGCTGGAGGTTGGCGACCAGAATCTGGACCTGGACTGCAGAGAG TATAACATGGATAAAGCTATAGTTGACAGTGGTACGACACTGCTGCGTCTTCCTGTCAACGTCTTCAATGCGGTGGTAGAAGCCATCACACGCAGCTCTCTG ATCCAGGACTTTTCTTCAGGGTTCTGGGATGGCAGCAAGCTTGCATGCTGGATGAAGGGAGAGACCCCCTGGATGTTTTTCCCCAAGCTGTCCATCTACCTAAGGGCCACGAACACCAGCCAGTCCTTCCGTATCACCATCCTGCCTCAG CTGTAcatccagccaatcacagatgTGGACGGCACACTGGACTGCTTCCGTTTTGGATTGTCTTCGTCAGCTAATGGCCTGGTGATCGGCGCTACTGTTATGGAAGGCTTCTACGTGGTGTTTGACCGTGCCCAGCGGAGACTGGGCTTTGCACTCAGCAACTGTGCAG TAAGCGGTGAAGTGGCTCTTTCAGAGATCGCAGGGCCCTTCTCAGCAACAGACGTGGCGGCCAACTGCTCTGCCGGGGTGCTGAAGGAGCCTCTTCTCTGGGTGATCTCCTACGCCCTGATGGCGGTCTGCGCAGTAGTCCTCATCATCCTGTTACTCCTGCTGGTCCTGCCCTGCCGAAACAGAAATCGCTCCGGGGAGATAACCGACGAGTCCTCTCTGGTCCGCCACCGCATCAAGTGA